The following DNA comes from Candidatus Methylacidiphilum fumarolicum.
TTGTATTGGCGTAAACCGAAAAGAGGGCTTGGGAAAGCAGGGAAGGATCGAAAGGAGCTCCTTGGGCATCTCTTTCTCCAGAGAAAGGGATTCGCCCGTTCATGACGATGAATTTGGTCCTAAGAGAGAAGCAAAACTTCTAGGGGCCATTTGAAACTGAACCGCACGAGTCAGTTCTGTAAGCCACCATGACCATCAGAAATCTCACCGTGTTCCCCCATCCCTATCTGACGTGAGGAAATGCTTTCTCTTGTAGTTTAGTCCCCTGCTTTTATTCCCCCAGCTGTTCGGTTAGCGTTTTGCCTTGGACCAGGCAAAACCTTGCCAAAGCTTTCCACTGAGCCTTCTGATCCCCCTTTTGTCCGGCGCTGGAGACTTTTGCATACGCGCTTGTGCGCGTTCTCGTCACCTTTTGGCCGATCCCCCGCAGAGAGTGCTCATGGGGGTAATACCGCCAGTTTGCCAAAGTCCGGTTGGTGGGCGGCTCCCTTTCCCATCGCCTTGCGCTACTGGCTGTGGATGCTCCGACCAATCAGCACGCCAAACTTCTTCGGCGAATAATAGATTCGACATGCCTATTCATAACTAGATTGGCATCGCAATAGCAATAACTATTCATTACTCCTAAAGGTAGCCAAGTTATCCGACAGGCTCAAAGTCTCTAGTAGCTATATGAACTACTCCATCCAAGCCTGAGGGCTCTGGGATGGAGTTTCGCGCTTCCCTGCGGGCAGTTTCACCGGAGTATGCTCGGCTCGCGGACTTCCAGCCCGCAGCGAGGTTCCATCCGGCCAGAGCTTCCCGCTCCACGCATGGATCGGTTCCCGTCCATTCCTTTCCGTTTCTATCGACCTTCGGCCCCGGAAAGGCGAAGCCGTGCTCCTTCTCCCATTTCGCCAAGCCCCAGTCGAGGAGCCCGAGCGCCGAGTTCTCGTCCCGATGGCAGGACGCTCCGCATGCGCACTCATGCCACCGGTCGCCGAGGGTCTTTTTCACGACGCCGCCGCATCGGTGGCATCTCTGGCTTGGCTTCAACGTCCTCGCCTGTGCTTCCAGGTATCCGATACCAGCCTCTTCCGCTTTGTATCCGACCATCGCCCCGAAAGCTCCGAACGATGCGTCCAACATCTCTCGATTCAGCCCGGCTTTTTGCCGCACACGTTTCCCGGGCTTTTTCCGGCTGCCCCGGGCCGAAGCCGTCATCCTTTTCGGCTCCAGCTCCTCCGTGATCAACAGTCCGCTGCGTCTTACCATCGCGGCGCTCTGCTTGTGCAGGAAATCCTTCCTGACGTTCGCCACCTTGGCGTGCATCCGGGCGAGCAGCTCGTACTGCTTGCGCAACCTCTTGGAAATGCGAAATCCCTTCCGTTTCCCGTGCTTGCGGATCGCCGCCTCCATCTTGCGGGAGATCGTCCGTCCGAGCTTCCTGAGCTTCTTAAGCGCCTTGCGCAGATGGCGCGGATTGGCGACCTCGGAAACG
Coding sequences within:
- a CDS encoding RNA-guided endonuclease InsQ/TnpB family protein; protein product: MYLAFQAFFRRIRQGEKPGFPRFKQAGRFSGFGFKQHEGDWRQIARERSAHLKLRLSGIGEIPIRGKARTPGEPRTCEIFLSGGRWHASVTMRCRPAREHGCGAEAFDLDTERFLTSARLEPGKSEPDVSEVANPRHLRKALKKLRKLGRTISRKMEAAIRKHGKRKGFRISKRLRKQYELLARMHAKVANVRKDFLHKQSAAMVRRSGLLITEELEPKRMTASARGSRKKPGKRVRQKAGLNREMLDASFGAFGAMVGYKAEEAGIGYLEAQARTLKPSQRCHRCGGVVKKTLGDRWHECACGASCHRDENSALGLLDWGLAKWEKEHGFAFPGPKVDRNGKEWTGTDPCVEREALAGWNLAAGWKSASRAYSGETARREARNSIPEPSGLDGVVHIATRDFEPVG